From Methanospirillum lacunae, a single genomic window includes:
- a CDS encoding methyl-accepting chemotaxis protein codes for MNLISALETVTRDFSSGIFNSRVHSDDQDPDLIRVADQVNRLLDSIEQICAGKMREADESRHLSEYYDREIHSIIKEVSDLSEGKIESVFHDPTSDPQAGHAHDQCITLSKFLQTIRDSLKLLEQDSSTISRQVGKGDLKDSINLNNYQGCYQQIALHLNNTLTSVNIPFHEALRVSRQYAAYDFAARFNPSLQVSGEWLELKTSFDAIGEQINDAFGMINRQVMELSANAEQANASVQEVANNSEQLAKNSDAVSQNTEQSDAGVRQVLRAMEDLSVTVGEVSQKAESVSRIAQDSTILSREGSDYAKKAEEGMNVITRNAGEVDQVISEIQQEMKKINEIVKLITDIANQTNLLALNAAIEAARAGEMGRGFAVVASEVKALALESRQSAEKITDMISNLQKKSQVATDAVSATSTAVKDGNVMLSDTLRVFGQLVTSVEDISTNIEQVASMNEEQAAAVEEITSSMHEVSAMLKDTAKEAVESAHATGETSASANQLRVIVDQVAGIAEQVSVSMSRFKL; via the coding sequence TTGAACCTCATATCTGCACTTGAAACAGTCACCAGAGATTTTTCATCAGGGATATTTAATTCACGAGTTCATTCTGATGATCAGGATCCTGATCTCATTAGGGTTGCTGACCAGGTGAATCGTCTGCTTGATTCTATTGAACAGATCTGCGCCGGAAAAATGAGAGAAGCAGATGAAAGTCGGCATCTGTCTGAATACTATGATCGGGAGATACACTCAATTATTAAAGAAGTGTCAGACCTTTCTGAAGGGAAGATTGAATCGGTTTTTCATGATCCAACGTCTGATCCACAGGCAGGTCATGCGCATGATCAATGTATAACATTAAGCAAGTTTTTACAAACAATTCGGGACTCGCTTAAATTATTAGAACAGGATTCTTCAACTATATCACGACAGGTCGGCAAGGGTGATTTAAAGGATTCCATTAATCTCAATAATTATCAGGGATGTTATCAGCAGATAGCCTTACATCTGAATAATACTCTGACTTCTGTTAATATTCCATTTCATGAAGCACTTCGTGTTTCGAGACAATACGCCGCCTATGATTTTGCAGCAAGATTTAATCCATCTCTTCAGGTAAGTGGTGAGTGGCTGGAATTAAAAACCTCATTTGACGCAATTGGTGAGCAGATCAACGATGCATTTGGTATGATAAACCGGCAGGTAATGGAATTATCTGCAAATGCAGAGCAGGCAAATGCCAGTGTACAGGAAGTAGCAAATAATTCAGAGCAACTAGCGAAAAATTCGGATGCAGTATCGCAGAATACTGAACAGAGTGATGCAGGAGTAAGGCAGGTTCTCAGGGCGATGGAAGATCTCTCAGTTACTGTTGGTGAGGTATCTCAAAAAGCAGAATCTGTTTCCAGGATTGCCCAGGATTCCACTATCCTTTCCAGGGAAGGATCTGACTATGCAAAAAAAGCAGAAGAGGGAATGAATGTTATCACTCGAAATGCTGGAGAAGTAGATCAGGTTATCAGTGAGATTCAACAGGAGATGAAAAAGATCAATGAGATCGTCAAATTGATCACTGATATTGCAAATCAAACCAATTTACTAGCTCTTAATGCTGCAATTGAGGCTGCCCGTGCAGGAGAGATGGGTCGAGGTTTTGCAGTCGTCGCCTCAGAGGTGAAAGCACTAGCACTTGAGTCTCGCCAGTCTGCAGAGAAGATAACCGATATGATAAGTAATCTGCAGAAGAAGTCACAGGTTGCGACAGATGCGGTATCTGCAACATCTACTGCGGTCAAAGATGGTAATGTGATGCTATCAGACACCTTGCGGGTTTTTGGGCAACTTGTTACCTCGGTGGAGGACATTTCAACCAATATTGAGCAGGTTGCAAGTATGAATGAGGAGCAGGCTGCTGCTGTGGAGGAGATTACCAGTAGTATGCACGAAGTATCAGCTATGCTTAAAGATACCGCTAAAGAAGCTGTAGAATCAGCCCATGCAACCGGTGAGACTTCAGCATCTGCTAACCAGCTCAGAGTTATTGTGGATCAGGTTGCTGGAATCGCCGAACAGGTCTCGGTTTCAATGTCACGTTTCAAACTATAA